The following proteins are encoded in a genomic region of Zea mays cultivar B73 chromosome 9, Zm-B73-REFERENCE-NAM-5.0, whole genome shotgun sequence:
- the LOC100273069 gene encoding uncharacterized protein LOC100273069 precursor → MAAPAPHVAVVAAVLLLLPSLLAVVAQTPKGAKAFCISQFAIASQACSILPPSPPDEHHHDDEDDDDDDDGDDEHHDRDRRSHHAAAMSFSALMARNNGSHGVVSGNRTVGHHQHQSNRTRGGRGRGRGRGRHGRLRDDGDNHNADDPDHDDDHDDNNDDHDDDDNDHHDTDDPDHDDDHDDDDDDNNDDDNDDDDDHDHHDEELRAYRDCCRWLKEVQKDCVCEALLRLPPFLVKPQHTYVVRVGRTCKITYRCGGV, encoded by the coding sequence ATGGCGGCCCCGGCGCCTCACGTCGCGGTGGTCGCCGccgtcctgctcctcctcccgtCCCTCCTCGCCGTCGTCGCGCAGACGCCAAAGGGCGCCAAGGCGTTCTGCATTAGCCAGTTCGCCATCGCCAGCCAGGCCTGCTCCATCCTGCCGCCGAGTCCACCCGACGAGCACCACCACGACGACGAGGatgatgacgatgacgacgacggcgacgacgagcaTCATGACCGCGACCGTCGCAGCCACCACGCGGCGGCCATGAGCTTCTCGGCACTGATGGCGAGGAATAACGGCAGCCACGGGGTCGTCTCTGGGAACCGCACCGTTGGTCACCACCAGCACCAAAGCAACCGCACCCGCGGCGGGCGCGGTCGAGGCCGTGGGCGTGGCCGCCATGGGCGTCTGCGGGACGACGGCGACAACCACAACGCCGACGATCCTGATCACGACGACGATCATGACGACAACAACGATGACcatgacgacgacgacaacgaccacCATGACACTGACGACCCGGACCACGACGATgaccacgacgacgacgacgacgacaataACGACGATGataatgacgacgacgacgaccatgACCACCACGATGAAGAGCTCCGCGCGTACCGTGACTGCTGCCGATGGCTCAAGGAGGTGCAGAAGGACTGCGTCTGCGAGGCGCTGCTGCGGCTGCCCCCCTTCCTCGTCAAGCCGCAGCACACTTACGTGGTCAGGGTCGGCAGGACGTGCAAGATCACCTACCGCTGCGGCGGCGTCTAG